A region of Panicum virgatum strain AP13 chromosome 8N, P.virgatum_v5, whole genome shotgun sequence DNA encodes the following proteins:
- the LOC120685137 gene encoding putative 12-oxophytodienoate reductase 12, whose product MNSWEKKKTPFTPCSSSSFRARCRVVLAPMTRSRSPGNLPGPHAAAHYSQRAQGMTAIPHTPGIWAPEQVRAWRPVVDAVRASGAVFFCQLWHVSRASDMATRLKPIEKSAENYFLEFSTPRRLAAEEIPELINHFRVAARNAMDADKTIRLVGFAKMESFSESNQRRAIQDGEILIPEEVSQFQRQLTGACV is encoded by the exons ATGAACAGctgggagaaaaagaaaacaccgTTCACGccatgctcctcctcctccttccgcgCTCGCTGCAGGGTGGTGCTGGCGCCGATGACGAGGTCGAGGTcgcccggcaacctcccgggcccgcacgccgccgcgcactACTCGCAGCGGGCGCAGGGGATGACGGCGATCCCGCACACCCCGGGGATCTGGGCGCCGGAGCAGGTCAGGGCGTGGAGGCCCGTCGTCGACGccgtgcgcgccagcggcgccgTCTTCTTCTGCCAGCTCTGGCACGTCAGCAGGGCCTCCGACATGG CGACCCGTCTCAAGCCGATAGAGAAGAGCGCCGAGAACTACTTCCTGGAGTTCTCAACCCCCAGACGCTTGGCAGCGGAAGAGATCCCTGAACTTATCAACCATTTCAGAGTTGCCGCCCGGAACGCCATGGATGCTGATAAGACCATTCGCCTGGTCGGCTTCGCAAAAATGGAGA GTTTCTCGGAGAGCAACCAGAGGAGGGCTATACAGGATGGGGAGATTTTGATTCCAGAGGAGGTTTCTCAGTTTCAGAGGCAGCTAACGGGTGCATGTGTGTGA